A region from the Geotrypetes seraphini chromosome 10, aGeoSer1.1, whole genome shotgun sequence genome encodes:
- the TSKS gene encoding testis-specific serine kinase substrate yields the protein MTPVVFKTIWQCQEINQIGDQPCTEIKLLPEVPEVPPTAEPQPKMDKLRMFVKRKKAVSFHGVETCKADDSMQWHLQLKRSSACTNVSALNLAEVDNETPESETTEEGLGLASENLVAFLQREPDSEEENAMETGLSERLMKAKDSISDLTKRSANINQHMKILESECAALCENLELRHQEAEELEAYCNKLEETCQKVSKSVEDAEKKVSMLKDNSLILEEKLNSLQEEMRQHELGSQESKQQETKTADTATYSKEIPFSPADLPKATASSEDAWTKEIPFSPAGLPRATASSEDAWTGALSKAISLMVTSIVGLQHSCELETQRIQPAAEAVIPGIEEIKMLTSTLNQIREGLEERHHKEILSHNEVLRIITHLCSCFDLFLPQWERAQMEQVLIIQSLQELQSNTDNVSTNMKRISTSFSQLQKDMDTLWQVKPLIEDVSRQLSGTKGFEMSEHSMLGLTGCSSTSLVTTENLKQTMEEAMIPLLEEIKLFNQHTCTSCQQLQKKILELERHALETHMQMVVLRSDLRVVHDDALRLQNILSHRRLKTEEKVDLEDIYLKMYSMQEKLRKLSAEQQSPVKEADEALESCRSCPDGNVQNSSSVSLN from the exons ATGACACCGGTTGTCTTCAAGACAATCTGGCAGTGCCAGGAGATTAATCAGATAGGGGACCAGCCATGCACCGAAATAAAGCTGCTTCCGGAGGTACCGGAGGTACCACCAACCGCCGAACCCCAGCCAAAGATGGACAAGCTCAGAATGTTTGTTAAGAGAAAGAAAGCTGTCTCCTTTCATGG GGTGGAGACCTGCAAGGCCGATGACTCCATGCAGTGGCACCTGCAGCTGAAGCGCTCCTCCGCTTGCACCAATGTGTCAGCCCTGAATCTAGCTGAGGTGGACAATGAGACCCCAGAGAGCGAGACTACAGAAGAGGGATTGGGTTTAGCCAGTGAAAATCTGGTGGCCTTTCTGCAGAGAGAGCCAGATTCTGAAGAGGAGAATGCCATG GAGACAGGCCTAAGTGAACGTCTGATGAAAGCCAAAGACTCTATCAGTGACCTAACGAAGAGATCTGCCAACATCAACCAACATATGAAAATCTTGGAG AGCGAATGTGCAGCCTTGTGTGAAAATCTGGAGCTGAGACATCAGGAAGCTGAGGAGTTGGAAGCTTACTGCAATAAACTGGAG GAGACCTGTCAGAAAGTGTCAAAATCAGTAGAAGATGCTGAGAAGAAGGTCAGCATGCTAAAGGATAATTCCCTTATCCTGGAG GAGAAGCTAAATTCCTTACAGGAAGAGATGAGGCAGCATGAGCTGGGAAGTCAAGAAAGTAAGCAGCAGGAAACAAAAACGGCCGACACTGCAACATACAGCAAGGAGATACCTTTCAGCCCTGCAGACCTGCCGAAAGCCACAGCCAGTTCAGAGGATGCTTGGACCAAGGAGATACCTTTCAGCCCTGCAGGCCTGCCGAGAGCCACAGCCAGTTCAGAGGATGCTTGGACAGGGGCGCTAAGTAAGGCCATATCCCTGATGGTCACCTCCATTGTGGGTCTACAGCACTCATGTGAGCTAGAGACCCAAAGAATACAGCCAGCCGCGGAAGCTGTAATTCCTGGGATAGAGGAAATCAAGATGCTGACATCCACCCTGAATCAGATCAG GGAGGGCCTGGAGGAAAGACATCATAAGGAGATCCTATCACACAACGAAGTTCTAAGGATCATTACCCATTTGTGCAGCTGCTTTGACCTCTTCCTGCCCCAGTGGGAGCGGGCTCAGATGGAGCAAGTCTTGATCATACAGAGTCTTCAGGAACTGCAGTCCAACACAGATAATGTCTCCACTAA CATGAAGAGAATTTCAACCTCCTTTTCTCAGCTCCAGAAAGACATGGATACCTTGTGGCAGGTGAAACCTCTGATAGAGGATGTCTCTAGGCAGCTGTCTGGGACAAAAGGCTTTGAAATGTCAGAGCACTCCATGTTGGGTCTCACCGGATGCTCCAG CACCAGTTTAGTTACTACTGAGAACCTTAAACAGACCATGGAGGAAGCGATGATCCCATTACTAGAGGAGATCAAACTCTTCAACCAGCACACCTGCACCAGCTGTCAGCAACTGCAAAAGAAAATCTTG GAGCTGGAACGTCATGCTCTCGAGACACACATGCAGATGGTGGTTTTGAGATCTGACCTCCGAGTTGTACACGATGATGCACTGAGGCTGCAGAACATTCTGTCCCACCGGAGGCTGAAAACTGA AGAGAAGGTGGACTTGGAGGACATCTATCTGAAGATGTATTCCATGCAAGAGAAGCTGCGCAAGCTGTCAGCAGAGCAACAGAGCCCCGTGAAGGAAGCTGATGAGGCCCTGGAGAGTTGTAGGTCCTGTCC